The following proteins are encoded in a genomic region of Candidatus Omnitrophota bacterium:
- a CDS encoding cold shock domain-containing protein translates to MKGTVKFFNEQKNFGFITPDDNSKDLFVHKNDIASGSLQEGDIVEFDSATGDKGLKAINVKKVS, encoded by the coding sequence ATGAAAGGTACAGTTAAGTTTTTCAACGAACAAAAGAATTTCGGTTTTATCACACCGGACGACAACAGCAAAGACCTGTTCGTTCACAAAAATGATATTGCATCCGGATCTTTGCAGGAAGGGGATATCGTAGAATTCGATTCCGCAACCGGCGACAAAGGTTTGAAAGCAATCAATGTCAAAAAGGTTTCATAA
- a CDS encoding type II toxin-antitoxin system death-on-curing family toxin: MAMIKGITIKEVEYISYELARKKLNYDEPIPAFNSRYPNILESCLLVPFQTFSKKMLYTGLVSKATVLFYLMIKNHPFQNGNKRIAMTTLLVFMDKNGKWLKVGIQEFYEFTMHIASSPAENKEEYFQIISKFISKHLI; encoded by the coding sequence ATGGCGATGATTAAAGGAATTACTATTAAGGAAGTTGAGTATATTTCATATGAATTGGCAAGAAAAAAACTTAACTATGATGAGCCAATTCCTGCGTTTAATTCTAGATATCCCAACATTTTAGAAAGCTGTTTGCTAGTACCATTTCAGACCTTCTCAAAAAAAATGCTATACACTGGGCTAGTATCAAAAGCAACTGTGCTTTTCTATTTAATGATTAAAAATCATCCGTTTCAAAATGGGAATAAGAGAATTGCAATGACGACTTTATTGGTATTTATGGATAAAAACGGAAAATGGTTAAAAGTTGGTATACAAGAATTTTATGAATTTACAATGCACATTGCATCTAGCCCGGCCGAAAATAAAGAAGAATATTTTCAAATAATATCTAAGTTTATTAGCAAACATTTAATATAA
- a CDS encoding helix-turn-helix domain-containing protein has translation MSKKEFLSTAELAKILGISRIAVFKRIKKGDITAIKIGRNYAIPVENVQGDELRKKNKIQVEKAVEKVVSEYGEVLRKLGNSKNGDD, from the coding sequence ATGTCTAAAAAGGAATTTCTCTCAACAGCGGAATTGGCTAAAATTTTGGGAATAAGCAGGATAGCAGTTTTCAAGAGAATCAAAAAGGGAGACATAACTGCAATAAAAATCGGTAGGAATTATGCTATTCCGGTTGAAAATGTGCAGGGTGATGAACTGCGTAAAAAAAACAAAATACAGGTAGAAAAAGCTGTAGAGAAAGTCGTATCAGAATATGGTGAAGTTTTGAGAAAGTTAGGAAATTCAAAAAATGGCGATGATTAA